The Carnobacterium divergens genome includes a window with the following:
- a CDS encoding GH25 family lysozyme produces MKKKLVFILGLVVLLSGMKSLQVEATTIESAIPKVNFSQKTTQWQPNVIDISSYQKASDIDFNKWKEQGIEAVVIKLTEGMEDNAPYYSPEAKEQIKKATAAGLKVNFYHFSWMNSVENAKEEADWFTKIANQYDVPKDSVMALDLENNVLTTDPLALTNQANAFFDRMIENGYPKIDMYASLSWYGTRFYTEQLRTKNYWVAYWADEKPEILTGMWQFASDYQLEGYDGMLDANIDFTGYYTK; encoded by the coding sequence ATGAAAAAGAAGCTCGTTTTTATTTTAGGATTAGTGGTTTTATTAAGTGGAATGAAGAGTCTCCAAGTTGAAGCAACAACAATAGAGAGTGCTATTCCTAAAGTGAATTTCAGTCAAAAAACGACTCAATGGCAACCCAATGTAATTGATATTTCAAGTTATCAAAAAGCAAGCGACATTGATTTTAACAAATGGAAAGAGCAAGGTATTGAAGCAGTGGTTATCAAATTAACAGAGGGTATGGAAGACAATGCACCCTATTATAGTCCAGAAGCCAAAGAGCAAATAAAAAAAGCTACGGCAGCTGGTTTAAAAGTGAATTTTTATCACTTTAGCTGGATGAACAGTGTTGAAAATGCAAAAGAAGAAGCGGATTGGTTTACTAAAATTGCGAATCAATACGATGTTCCGAAAGACTCTGTTATGGCACTCGATTTAGAAAATAATGTTTTAACAACAGATCCATTGGCATTAACAAATCAAGCAAATGCCTTCTTTGATCGAATGATTGAAAATGGGTATCCGAAAATTGATATGTATGCGTCACTATCATGGTATGGTACTCGCTTCTATACAGAACAGTTGAGAACTAAAAATTATTGGGTCGCTTATTGGGCGGATGAAAAACCTGAAATTTTAACCGGTATGTGGCAATTTGCAAGTGACTATCAGTTAGAAGGATATGATGGAATGCTTGACGCGAATATTGATTTTACCGGATATTACACAAAATAA
- a CDS encoding L,D-transpeptidase family protein, producing the protein MSMKKTTIGVILAILILIVGFYSFKSMGYQTKFLPKTVVDGVAIENKTISEANAALKNHYQDKVFKVTENGKELFSFKGQEIGITDDFTKNLESLKGKQNPWSWPMRMMGSKGDKKEMKDVTFNEATFDAFFAQLPLEGSERVKPENAKVEKTATGFTIKKEVLGNTFDEAKVKAWLKTSIDEGKTDISLDDTYQKPTVYSNDKALKERLAKLESLSKQTITYNISGQSVTVPHETLLSWLGENDKGEVSVDEAGVEKYVTELSNQYSTYKKTRTFKSTNRGEVQVPPGIYGWTLNAEDEAPALAKDILAEKNLTDRKPIVSGSGYGRNDIGNTYIEVDLASQHMWYYKDGAKVLDTDVVTGKPATPTPPGVFSVWNKERNATLRGEDYATPVDHWMPIDTTGVGIHDSPWQPAYGGTLYQTVGSHGCINTPPAIMTQLYDMVEAGIPVVVF; encoded by the coding sequence ATGAGTATGAAGAAAACGACGATTGGTGTAATTTTAGCAATCCTTATTCTAATAGTAGGTTTTTACAGTTTTAAGAGTATGGGGTATCAAACCAAGTTTCTTCCAAAGACAGTTGTTGATGGCGTTGCCATTGAAAATAAAACAATTTCTGAAGCAAATGCTGCTTTAAAGAATCATTACCAAGATAAAGTTTTTAAAGTGACAGAAAATGGAAAAGAGTTGTTTTCATTTAAAGGTCAAGAAATAGGAATTACAGATGACTTTACTAAAAATCTTGAAAGTTTGAAAGGGAAGCAAAATCCTTGGTCATGGCCGATGCGAATGATGGGTTCTAAAGGGGATAAGAAAGAGATGAAGGATGTTACATTCAATGAAGCAACCTTTGATGCTTTCTTTGCTCAACTACCTTTGGAGGGCTCAGAACGCGTGAAGCCGGAAAATGCAAAAGTTGAAAAAACTGCAACTGGATTTACAATCAAAAAAGAAGTTTTAGGAAATACTTTTGATGAAGCTAAAGTGAAAGCGTGGTTGAAGACCAGTATCGATGAAGGAAAAACAGATATTTCTTTAGATGACACGTATCAAAAACCAACTGTTTATTCAAATGACAAAGCATTAAAAGAACGTTTAGCGAAATTAGAATCATTAAGTAAGCAAACCATTACCTACAATATTAGTGGTCAATCCGTAACAGTTCCCCACGAAACTTTGTTGAGTTGGTTAGGTGAAAATGATAAAGGGGAAGTTTCAGTAGACGAAGCTGGAGTGGAAAAATATGTGACTGAATTAAGCAATCAATATAGCACATATAAAAAAACTAGAACATTCAAAAGTACTAACCGTGGAGAAGTTCAAGTCCCACCAGGTATTTACGGATGGACACTCAATGCGGAAGATGAAGCACCTGCATTAGCAAAAGATATTTTAGCTGAAAAAAATTTAACCGATCGTAAGCCAATTGTAAGTGGTTCTGGCTATGGACGCAACGATATAGGCAATACGTATATCGAGGTTGATTTAGCTAGCCAACACATGTGGTATTATAAAGATGGCGCGAAAGTCTTAGATACGGATGTTGTAACAGGGAAACCTGCTACGCCAACGCCACCAGGGGTCTTTAGTGTTTGGAATAAAGAACGTAACGCAACGTTACGTGGTGAAGATTATGCAACGCCAGTTGATCATTGGATGCCAATTGATACAACCGGTGTAGGTATTCATGATTCACCATGGCAACCAGCTTATGGAGGAACTCTGTATCAAACGGTGGGTTCACACGGGTGTATTAACACACCACCAGCGATTATGACACAACTGTATGATATGGTTGAAGCTGGAATTCCAGTCGTCGTATTTTAA